A DNA window from Onychostoma macrolepis isolate SWU-2019 chromosome 13, ASM1243209v1, whole genome shotgun sequence contains the following coding sequences:
- the LOC131552027 gene encoding uncharacterized protein LOC131552027 isoform X3: MAKAVVMGKLQPVFRIPRKRKLEQVMQEHAYTKKAEKHRKLETRPESLDPGTSLLLQMPKSVLEEVCLEVILSDGDAAYLTLSLTCTALRDVVSSLEFRHRAHYAWLESVVNVKKLPQAVRDMCVPFKIVQCRKNAVYPLVKTEHKYAVYQ, encoded by the exons ATGGCAAAGGCTGTGGTTATGGGGAAACTTCAGCCAGTTTTCCGCATTCCAAGGAAACGGAAACTTGAACAAGTCATGCAA GAACATGCATACACCAAGAAGGCAGAGAAGCACCGCAAGCTAGAGACTCGTCCTGAGTCCTTG GATCCAGGCACTTCCCTGCTTTTACAG ATGCCAAAAAGTGTTTTGGAGGAGGTTTGTCTTGAGGTGATCCTCTCAGACGGAGATGCCGCCTACCTTACCCTGTCATTAACATGTACAGCCTTGAGGGATGTGGTGAGCAGTCTAGAATTTAGACACCGGGCCCATTATGCTTGGCTGGAGA GTGTGGTGAATGTCAAAAAACTGCCCCAGGCTGTAAGAGACATGTGTGTCCCTTTTAAAATTGTGCAATGCAGAAAGAATGCTGTCTATCCACTGGTGAAAACCGAACATAAATATGCTGTCTATCAATAg
- the LOC131552027 gene encoding uncharacterized protein LOC131552027 isoform X1 yields the protein MCLGERHPAAAPQTHFLLDTSGWTPVDGQQTSFPYHHSLFKFDAPCRCQRHARKFAHWTDMAKAVVMGKLQPVFRIPRKRKLEQVMQEHAYTKKAEKHRKLETRPESLDPGTSLLLQMPKSVLEEVCLEVILSDGDAAYLTLSLTCTALRDVVSSLEFRHRAHYAWLESVVNVKKLPQAVRDMCVPFKIVQCRKNAVYPLVKTEHKYAVYQ from the exons ATGTGTCTG GGTGAGAGGCATCCAGCTGCAGCCCCGCAGACTCACTTCTTGCTAGACACCAGTGGCTGGACACCAGTGGATGGACAGCAGACGTCATTTCCGTATCATCATTCACTTTTCAAATTTGACGCGCCATGCAGATGTCAGCg GCATGCTAGAAAGTTTGCTCACTGGACAGACATGGCAAAGGCTGTGGTTATGGGGAAACTTCAGCCAGTTTTCCGCATTCCAAGGAAACGGAAACTTGAACAAGTCATGCAA GAACATGCATACACCAAGAAGGCAGAGAAGCACCGCAAGCTAGAGACTCGTCCTGAGTCCTTG GATCCAGGCACTTCCCTGCTTTTACAG ATGCCAAAAAGTGTTTTGGAGGAGGTTTGTCTTGAGGTGATCCTCTCAGACGGAGATGCCGCCTACCTTACCCTGTCATTAACATGTACAGCCTTGAGGGATGTGGTGAGCAGTCTAGAATTTAGACACCGGGCCCATTATGCTTGGCTGGAGA GTGTGGTGAATGTCAAAAAACTGCCCCAGGCTGTAAGAGACATGTGTGTCCCTTTTAAAATTGTGCAATGCAGAAAGAATGCTGTCTATCCACTGGTGAAAACCGAACATAAATATGCTGTCTATCAATAg
- the LOC131552027 gene encoding uncharacterized protein LOC131552027 isoform X2 yields MCLGERHPAAAPQTHFLLDTSGWTPVDGQQTSFPYHHSLFKFDAPCRCQRHARKFAHWTDMAKAVVMGKLQPVFRIPRKRKLEQVMQEHAYTKKAEKHRKLETRPESLMPKSVLEEVCLEVILSDGDAAYLTLSLTCTALRDVVSSLEFRHRAHYAWLESVVNVKKLPQAVRDMCVPFKIVQCRKNAVYPLVKTEHKYAVYQ; encoded by the exons ATGTGTCTG GGTGAGAGGCATCCAGCTGCAGCCCCGCAGACTCACTTCTTGCTAGACACCAGTGGCTGGACACCAGTGGATGGACAGCAGACGTCATTTCCGTATCATCATTCACTTTTCAAATTTGACGCGCCATGCAGATGTCAGCg GCATGCTAGAAAGTTTGCTCACTGGACAGACATGGCAAAGGCTGTGGTTATGGGGAAACTTCAGCCAGTTTTCCGCATTCCAAGGAAACGGAAACTTGAACAAGTCATGCAA GAACATGCATACACCAAGAAGGCAGAGAAGCACCGCAAGCTAGAGACTCGTCCTGAGTCCTTG ATGCCAAAAAGTGTTTTGGAGGAGGTTTGTCTTGAGGTGATCCTCTCAGACGGAGATGCCGCCTACCTTACCCTGTCATTAACATGTACAGCCTTGAGGGATGTGGTGAGCAGTCTAGAATTTAGACACCGGGCCCATTATGCTTGGCTGGAGA GTGTGGTGAATGTCAAAAAACTGCCCCAGGCTGTAAGAGACATGTGTGTCCCTTTTAAAATTGTGCAATGCAGAAAGAATGCTGTCTATCCACTGGTGAAAACCGAACATAAATATGCTGTCTATCAATAg